The sequence ttttttttattataaattctcaaatttaattatttaattttaaaattttaaccacttgattattattatttttttttttggtaaattcagacatcaaaaaatataagtaagACTTTCTAGACTGGATAGCGCAGCTGGACTAAGAAATTTGAGTGAGACGTTCAAGTCTAATTGTAGGTTTTGTTTGTTAATTAGAGATTAATTTTGGACTTTGCCGAATCAATTATAGCAAGCAAAGATCAAGACGAACTGGGAAGCGCGTCTCTCGAAACGATGTCGTGAGGAGTATTATTAATAaggttttttttaaaagtgatTTGGCCAGGTAATTGAGTAACTGAGCTTTACATTAGGTTAAAGtaagagagagggagagagacaGAGAATCTATAAATACGAATCAGATTAGAGAACTGGGATGGTAATAAAATTTCGTGTCAATCTTATACGGAAATAATAACATGAGAAATGAGTGGTAAGCATATATGGAAATAATGACATAAATGATGATtagattttcattttgattatgaaattttaatttattttattttaataatttaattttaattttaattgcgatttagttatttttccaataagaaattaatatatcataatttGTTTCTTAATTACTCTTTCTTATTAGTTATTTGTACTGCGTGTCAATCTTATATTTGTGAagtaactaaattaaaataaaatcagagTTTgatgattgaaataaaataaaataaaattttatgactaaaatgaaactaaatataaaattcagtgACCATTTATAGTATTATCTCTGCATATATGTGGAGCTTCGGCTGCTACGTTATTGAAAATTAGTCAGACTTTTGATCAATATCTTATAACAtctctaagaaaaaaatttatataaatttaattatttattataaaaaattattgaaataaaacaagacttcaatatatatattttttacttttcaaatataaagtaaagaaTTGATTTGACTCTTTACATTTGGATAGCAAAAtatcactttttatttttattgtaattaatacATTATAAGTTCTtatacattttattaattggcatatactatttttagttttattttcttaaaaataaattcttttctctctaagaaaaaataaaaaaataaaaatattaatacttattggataaaataaaataaagagagtaCTGaactcaaataaatttttttattctttatatttaaatataataaaatatattttttaaataaaaaggcCTATTAAAGATGCTCTTACTcttaaaagagaaataaaattagagtattaaaaagttaaaaaataaaataaaattagaaccACTTGGAAAATGAAgtattaaaagaattgataCCAATGGAGCATTTTATCCATTCTTTAAAGATAGAATTAGTTATCTAAACTATTCTCAATCCGTATGTATACATACTTGAGTCCTAATCAGCATGTAGGAGGCTTTTggatttcattttaaaatattatccaGAAAGAACTTCCATTCCCATTCCAACTGCAATCACATCTTTTTCATTCCTTATAACTTATCTTTTTACCTTTTATGGTCTTAAGGAACTATGAAGTTAACTGGCAGTAACTGTGATACAGATGTGAAAAGGATAATTCCTATCTACTagttcaaatatatatataaaaaaaaaagtcaatcTGTTGGAGCTGTGGTGATGAAGTCAaatatagttttattctgATGCATAATCATCAGCCAGTTAGTATAGGCAACTACCAAAGATAGTAGTTTGCTTGAAGATCTGTCACTACTGCAGCAAACTCAAATGAAAATTATTGTGTAGGCCTCTTATTATGCAATTACTTttctaatctttttctttgttattgGTACGGTAGTTGTATCTGTCAAAACAAGTTTCAAAGTTATATTTTAGTCAAATAAGATTCTAACTAATCTCTACCTCTTTTGAACACATTATCTTGACACAAGTTTTACTAGAGGCTTAAcatgatttatatattttagtggAGCAAAGTTAAactaatatttgttattttgtaCTTTATTCACtcttttattgaaaattgTGCATATACCTTGAGGATATACCTTTTTGTAAGCGTTCTTGTCTATCAGAAATTATGCATATAATTTCTCTTGTACTAAATGTTTGTCTTATGTTTGTGAAGAACCACTTCTAAGACAAATCATTTTCAGAATCTACTATTGGAAATGCAAGTGGGAATATCTTACCTTTTGCATATTGTATTTGTTATGAGTAGAGTGCCTCCATATGTTGCTTTCAAAAAAGTGTCATTTAGTTTGTAATATTTCCATCCTCTTATAGATACTTCAATTATCATgaacataaaaagaaagaagttaCCATTTATCCTCGATTCAATAATATTATcgagatttatttttcttagcaTATATAAGTAACTTGGTACCTTTTGATAGGATTCATTCGACTTATctctaatcaattttaatgCTTTTGCATAATTCAAACCCATTTCATACTCATTTTTCATGTTCTTACTATATGTGATGAGGTATATGTTGTTTTGAGGTTGAGGTTTTTAGACTTGATGCATTCTCTTACCAAACTCATTGTGGGTTGCTTTTGATCACTCAATCTTATTTCTGACGGACATGTGTGATTGTTATTGAGTGTTTTGATATTGAACATGCTTGTTTCTCTATTCGTTAGTGCTCTTAAAAACCACTTGCAATTTTTATCCAAACAATTCAagtcatattatttttgataagATTTGGTTACTTTATATTGGAAATGGTTATTTATTGCATAAAAACTCATGGCAGATTTTAATGTCTCTTTATCTACAAATACTTTATTAACTTCAACCTGTGGATTTTTTGGATTTGTTATATAATCAATGATTCTTTAATTGcgtatttttcttctttttgttttacaACAactcttattatcaaatttgcatAGTCTGGTAAGTTGGAATATCTTGATTTGTTGAGAGatgttttgaaattgattcTTCCGCCCATGAAAGTTGTAGATTTGTTGATATTGAACTTGTAcaaagtaattaataaaatcatataatgtATTTCATTCGAAAgattttaatgtaatttttttttcaaaacaataaaaaaaagatgaatgaCATTGAAttacttgattttatattcaaatttgataaatatacgtTGAAGAAATTGTATGCTCTCttgtttctattatttattagagaATGTTATCGAGATTTCTAATTAAGTTTTTGAGATttagtgtttaattttttttaattttttttttttagttttgacTATGTTTGTTTTTCACAAGTTCTATAGAAGtaaattcttttagttttgagtatatttttataacattttgcatatttctataaattttagtttttttctagtatactttttaaaaataacataaattaaaactattacaTGTAGGCATAAAGTTCTACTTTATTAGTCGCTGAGGAAGAGAGTGAAATATACCACCTGTTAGGCTAAGCATATGGCTGTagtcttattttaatttttggtaaAGAAAACACTTGATTTAGTGTAATACCTCACTTACAGGATGTCTTCACCACAACTTCCATTGGCGCGTCCGCGCGTGGCGTCACCATGGGAGATAGACAAGCCACAACCAGAGCCAGGGAGCCTTGAAGGTTCTCTTCTCCAACTTATTCAGGATCACCATCAAACCTCTCTCCGTCTTCGTGAAAACACTGGTTagtttaattcttaaaaaacctgttattatatataattccatattcagatttttctttttttcttctttaatgaTAATTGTAAAATGAAACAGAGAAGGCAAAGAAAGATGCGATTAGGAAGGCAGCGAAAGTATCAGGTCTTTTGATGGATGCAGTAAATGGCGGTGTACAAGAGTCTTTTATCAACGAGAAACGAATTGAATTCGAGATTCGAGCTTTGGCTGCTACTGTTTCCCGTTTCATGAGGCAAACAGATCACTGGCTTACTGCTACTCATGCTATTAATACTGCAATTAAGGTTActctttgttttgttttctgcttgtaaattttgaatttaaatctGCGTCTTTCGGGCAGGATAAGGTAATATTGATACTAAGTTTggagtttcttttcttttctttttcttcttttctaatgTTAACAGGAAATTGGGGATTTTGAGAATTGGTTGAAGACCATGGAATTTGATTGTAAAAGCATAAATGCAGCAATTCGCACCATTCACCAATAATAATGGTATCCATTTTGCTTGTGTGATTTgatatcattcattttatgATATCCATTTGCATTTCTTCTGTAGAAGctaaatattcataatttcTATCATATGCTATTAGGGAAAAGAAATTAGGTAGAATGGGGAGCACTAGTGTTCTTCAGAACTGGTGGGAGGGAGACTACTACTgtttctttctaatattgtcagGTTGGCTTTGAGGCAGTTCTATTAAACCATGATTGATGGATTCTTATAAGTCTTTTCCGTAAAACTGAGTTTGATTGGATTCACATTTCAGTTATACTTATTTATGAACTGTCTAAGCTTGTCCCTCTTTTCAAATCATATTACAACATTGTTGTACAGAACCTGAAAAGAATGGATAAAGTAATGCGTAATTTTCTGGAAACAGAAATTGTTATTGACATCTTAAGCAGTTAGTTGCTTGCCTTATAAGATCACTATTTCCTGGGAACTTCTGTTAGCTGAAAGATTTATGCATTGTCGTCAATCTTTTGAGTTCTACATTTCAAGTAAGggtaaatatcaataattttaatgattaaGAAATTCTGTGGAGTTGGGCTTTCCGTAAGAATCAGATTTAAGTTACAAGAGTAAACATTGCAATTTCTTGTTTAGATCTCAACATATGATTAGGATgaagaaatattataaatgaaatttGCATCTGACAGCAAGTATGTATTGACTTTCAACTTGTTGCTGGATGGGCTAATTTTGTCAAGTCATTTTTGTGTGAAAGTtggtttgcttcttttctcGAGTATTATAGTTTGAACTAAGCATAGTTCTTCAAATGTTGCATTTACACGAAACCCATTTTATTAGGTCCTCAGAATGTGACAAGGgaaaaattcttctttttcgcTGGTTTCCCATGAAGGTGCACAGACCCTAGTGtgtttttagttatttatttatttcttatttcttacATATTCTTTAGTCTTGGATGATGCTCAGATGTTATGCATTTGTTTGATTACTATCTAGCATGAAAATAGAATATGAAAGGGGAGTATGATTGATCCATGTTTCAGAAATATGCTAAAAGTTAAGGAGGTGCTTTCTGAAGTGCAATGGTAACGCATTCATGTAGTGAATATATACTCTTCTACAGCATTATC is a genomic window of Ricinus communis isolate WT05 ecotype wild-type chromosome 2, ASM1957865v1, whole genome shotgun sequence containing:
- the LOC8282750 gene encoding biogenesis of lysosome-related organelles complex 1 subunit 1, producing the protein MSSPQLPLARPRVASPWEIDKPQPEPGSLEGSLLQLIQDHHQTSLRLRENTEKAKKDAIRKAAKVSGLLMDAVNGGVQESFINEKRIEFEIRALAATVSRFMRQTDHWLTATHAINTAIKEIGDFENWLKTMEFDCKSINAAIRTIHQ